One segment of Microscilla marina ATCC 23134 DNA contains the following:
- a CDS encoding site-specific integrase — MASIKTILYKSKKLKNTQHPVCVNEDKRYCLSLSYNALPCEFDNKTRQKTGKPLSLLIAKEVLKILNILNYAEVTYSQYLIKICISPLSRKRIGVLKRINKNLRTIAEIQGIQKSFTFYAVRHSSATKLKRSGVMLYQRL, encoded by the coding sequence GCAAGCATCAAAACAATACTATACAAGAGCAAAAAGCTGAAAAATACTCAGCATCCTGTTTGTGTTAACGAGGATAAACGCTACTGCCTGTCTCTGTCTTACAATGCTTTACCTTGCGAATTTGACAACAAAACCAGACAAAAAACTGGAAAACCGTTGAGTTTATTGATTGCAAAAGAGGTTTTAAAAATATTGAATATTTTAAATTACGCAGAAGTTACATATTCCCAATATTTGATAAAAATATGCATATCACCCCTATCAAGAAAAAGAATAGGAGTCCTCAAAAGAATCAATAAGAATTTAAGAACAATTGCTGAGATACAAGGCATTCAGAAATCATTCACCTTTTACGCAGTTCGTCACTCGTCAGCCACCAAGCTTAAAAGAAGTGGAGTGATGTTATATCAGAGGCTTTAG